Proteins encoded by one window of Rhodospirillaceae bacterium:
- a CDS encoding TetR/AcrR family transcriptional regulator, producing the protein MAEAATRLEPEKKIRLTQVERSSRTRAKLIAATLDCVRDLGYANVTTTAIAERAGVSRGAMQHQFSTRTELLLAVMDEVVDQLQQPLAAGPGSSATLEERTALIVDRYWSVFSSGRLQTIVDIWLGARSDPELFGPLRSHMRAIFRARDRYWHEFFADLDIPNDRLSVAHELTSATARGLALRKTFDESRTRVGTPVEIEALKLCIVAILKGDVAIGT; encoded by the coding sequence ATGGCAGAAGCGGCGACACGGCTGGAACCGGAAAAGAAAATCCGGCTGACCCAGGTGGAACGCAGCAGCCGCACCCGCGCGAAGCTGATTGCCGCGACGCTCGACTGCGTGCGCGACCTCGGCTACGCGAACGTGACGACCACGGCGATCGCCGAGCGCGCCGGCGTTTCGCGGGGCGCCATGCAGCATCAGTTCTCAACCCGCACAGAGCTGCTGCTCGCGGTCATGGACGAGGTGGTGGATCAGCTGCAGCAGCCATTGGCGGCCGGTCCCGGCAGCTCCGCGACCCTGGAGGAGCGGACGGCTCTGATCGTCGACCGTTACTGGTCGGTCTTTTCGAGCGGGCGCCTGCAGACGATTGTGGATATCTGGCTGGGCGCGCGGTCCGACCCCGAGTTGTTCGGCCCGCTACGATCGCACATGCGGGCGATATTCCGGGCGCGGGACCGGTACTGGCACGAATTTTTCGCGGATCTCGACATACCCAATGATCGTCTCTCGGTCGCGCACGAACTGACCAGCGCGACTGCGAGGGGCCTGGCGCTACGCAAGACGTTCGACGAAAGCAGGACACGCGTGGGAACCCCGGTCGAGATCGAAGCCCTCAAGCTGTGCATCGTTGCAATCCTCAAGGGCGACGTCGCAATCGGGACCTGA
- a CDS encoding C4-dicarboxylate TRAP transporter substrate-binding protein produces MTFRWRCAIAGTAIAAAAISPASGPAFGKELRYGTFVPSITTFVKETVKTFDGIEKATNGSLSFKTFPNGEVVKFRTAFKGIASGIVDMAHVVWVIHPTEMPRASLAAQALAFSDNAISAAGAVAEFHMVTCEGCQKEYAKAKVMPLGGEAAARYVLMCSKEFKSVDDLKGVRVRAVGAMARWAKELGMIPTRIASTEVLQSMQRGVIQCALGLLPWLSAYSLKDATKHIIDTRKGGALGGSSWWINTRTWAKLSAAHKKAMLDAMPGHIFRLVSLGMVAEAEDAREKAVAAGIKVTDGGPAYLAKWKAFGAKERNTLVALAKRRKIANPENFVDSMIGVFDTWNKLMAGKKNDRAHFENLIRTRVIAKSPLLK; encoded by the coding sequence ATGACTTTTCGTTGGAGATGCGCGATTGCCGGAACGGCGATCGCCGCGGCGGCGATATCCCCCGCGTCGGGGCCCGCTTTCGGCAAGGAACTGCGGTACGGCACGTTCGTGCCGTCCATCACGACTTTCGTCAAGGAAACCGTCAAGACATTCGACGGGATCGAGAAGGCGACGAATGGCTCGCTCTCTTTCAAGACTTTCCCGAACGGCGAGGTTGTCAAGTTCCGGACAGCGTTCAAGGGCATCGCGAGCGGAATCGTCGATATGGCTCACGTCGTGTGGGTGATTCACCCGACGGAGATGCCCCGGGCCAGCCTTGCCGCCCAAGCCCTGGCGTTCTCGGACAACGCCATATCCGCCGCGGGAGCGGTCGCCGAGTTTCACATGGTGACCTGTGAGGGCTGTCAGAAGGAATACGCGAAGGCCAAGGTGATGCCGCTCGGCGGCGAGGCCGCCGCCCGCTACGTCCTGATGTGCTCCAAAGAGTTCAAGAGCGTCGACGATCTCAAGGGTGTTCGGGTACGCGCGGTCGGCGCCATGGCGCGCTGGGCGAAAGAGCTCGGCATGATCCCGACACGGATCGCCTCCACCGAGGTCCTCCAGAGCATGCAGCGCGGCGTCATCCAATGCGCGCTCGGCCTCCTGCCCTGGCTGAGCGCGTACAGCCTGAAGGACGCCACCAAGCACATCATCGATACCCGCAAGGGCGGGGCACTCGGCGGCAGTTCGTGGTGGATCAACACACGGACCTGGGCGAAGCTGAGTGCGGCGCACAAAAAGGCGATGCTCGACGCTATGCCCGGCCACATTTTTCGGCTGGTGTCGCTCGGCATGGTCGCCGAGGCCGAGGATGCGCGGGAGAAGGCGGTCGCCGCCGGCATCAAGGTGACCGACGGCGGTCCGGCCTACCTCGCGAAATGGAAAGCGTTCGGCGCCAAGGAACGCAACACCCTCGTGGCGCTGGCCAAGAGGCGCAAAATTGCGAATCCGGAGAATTTCGTCGATTCGATGATCGGCGTTTTCGACACCTGGAACAAGCTGATGGCCGGCAAGAAAAACGATCGGGCGCACTTCGAGAACCTGATCCGCACCCGCGTCATCGCCAAGAGCCCGCTGCTGAAGTGA
- a CDS encoding TRAP transporter large permease subunit encodes MSPLLLGLLGLALILLLIALRIPIGLALGVVSFGGLVSLIGFDAALALVGRTPFEFSAQWTFTAIPMFLLMGTIAYRSGMTEALYRAARLWLAFLPGGLAVATNFACAGFGAASGSTLATTVAMGRMAIPEMLRYRYDPGLACGVCACAGTLGSIIPPSILMVLYGIFAEQSISKLFVAGIFPGLLTAAIYAAMIIGRCKLNPSLAPSVQETITLAEKLDALKEVWPLPVLILGVMGGIYGGLTTPTEAGALGAALAFLIALFQKRMSIKVLNDSVTDAILSTATIFFVALGAIVLTQFMTFSGVPGAIADVVGSWAVSPLLLVIAASVIYLILGMFLDPLGILLLTIPVLLPLFSAFNLDLIWLGILAIKYIEIGLMTPPIGLNVFVVKSLVGDRVGMGVIFKGVMWFLAAEAVIMVLLIAFPEISLFLPGLMD; translated from the coding sequence GTGTCGCCGTTGCTCCTGGGGCTGCTCGGTCTCGCGCTTATCCTGCTGCTGATCGCGCTACGCATCCCGATCGGTCTGGCGCTCGGCGTGGTCTCGTTCGGGGGGCTTGTTTCGCTGATCGGGTTCGATGCAGCGCTGGCGCTGGTCGGCCGCACGCCGTTCGAGTTCTCGGCGCAGTGGACCTTCACCGCGATCCCGATGTTCCTGTTGATGGGGACGATCGCCTACCGTTCCGGGATGACCGAAGCGCTCTACAGGGCGGCCCGGCTGTGGCTGGCTTTCCTGCCGGGCGGCCTTGCGGTCGCGACCAACTTCGCCTGTGCGGGCTTTGGCGCCGCATCGGGTTCGACTCTGGCGACCACCGTCGCAATGGGCCGGATGGCGATCCCGGAAATGCTGCGCTATCGCTACGACCCGGGCTTGGCCTGCGGCGTGTGCGCCTGTGCGGGGACGCTCGGTTCTATCATTCCGCCCAGCATTCTCATGGTGCTCTACGGGATTTTCGCCGAACAATCGATTTCCAAGCTGTTCGTCGCCGGGATCTTCCCCGGTCTTCTGACCGCCGCGATCTATGCCGCGATGATCATCGGCCGCTGCAAGCTCAATCCGTCGCTCGCGCCGTCGGTCCAGGAAACGATCACCCTTGCCGAAAAACTCGACGCACTGAAGGAGGTCTGGCCGCTGCCCGTGCTGATCCTCGGCGTTATGGGCGGCATCTATGGCGGGCTGACGACGCCGACCGAGGCCGGCGCGCTGGGCGCCGCGCTCGCTTTCCTGATCGCGCTGTTCCAGAAGCGCATGTCGATCAAGGTGCTCAACGACAGCGTGACCGACGCCATACTCTCCACCGCGACGATCTTCTTCGTCGCCCTGGGCGCGATCGTGCTGACCCAGTTCATGACCTTCAGCGGCGTGCCCGGCGCCATAGCCGATGTTGTGGGAAGCTGGGCGGTCAGCCCGCTGCTCCTGGTGATCGCCGCCTCGGTCATCTACCTGATTCTGGGCATGTTCCTGGATCCCCTGGGCATCCTGTTGCTGACCATCCCGGTTCTTCTGCCCCTGTTCAGCGCCTTCAATCTCGACCTGATCTGGTTAGGCATTCTGGCGATCAAATATATCGAGATCGGCCTGATGACGCCGCCGATCGGTCTGAACGTGTTCGTGGTGAAGTCGCTGGTCGGCGACCGGGTCGGCATGGGCGTCATCTTCAAGGGGGTGATGTGGTTCCTGGCCGCCGAAGCGGTCATCATGGTCCTCCTCATCGCATTTCCCGAGATTTCCCTGTTTCTGCCCGGACTCATGGACTGA
- a CDS encoding alpha/beta hydrolase: MIAPEGDGPFGIYINLHAGGFIGRSGLGDLSEARTRASELDCVVVHPDFRVAPEHKYPATIDDCWAVTQWVFENADAIGGDANRIGIGGGCTGGNFSAVMAIMCRDAGLPLAVQFLYFTIVDLRCDYASHFEFQNGYLLTRDSNLYVIGEYLEFAEQRFEWQASPILAPSLRGVAPARIVNGEFEILRDEMTAYTNRLRDAGVEVSQRICECQAHGFVDDDVEKEVNRESNAFLRRYIGPLR, from the coding sequence GTGATCGCGCCGGAAGGGGACGGGCCTTTCGGCATATATATCAATCTCCATGCCGGCGGATTTATCGGCCGCAGCGGCCTCGGCGATCTGAGCGAAGCAAGGACGCGCGCCAGCGAACTGGACTGCGTTGTCGTCCATCCCGACTTTCGCGTTGCACCTGAGCACAAATACCCGGCGACGATCGACGATTGTTGGGCTGTAACGCAGTGGGTCTTCGAAAACGCCGACGCGATCGGGGGCGATGCGAACAGGATCGGAATTGGCGGCGGCTGTACCGGCGGCAATTTTTCGGCGGTCATGGCCATCATGTGCCGCGATGCCGGCCTGCCGCTCGCCGTGCAATTCCTGTATTTCACGATTGTAGACCTGCGCTGCGATTACGCCTCGCATTTCGAGTTCCAGAACGGATATCTCCTCACCCGGGATTCGAATCTCTATGTGATCGGAGAGTATCTCGAGTTCGCCGAGCAGCGCTTCGAGTGGCAGGCCTCACCGATCCTCGCGCCGTCGCTTCGCGGCGTCGCCCCGGCACGGATCGTCAACGGAGAGTTCGAAATTCTCAGGGACGAGATGACGGCCTATACCAATCGGCTTCGCGACGCTGGAGTCGAGGTTTCGCAAAGAATTTGCGAATGTCAGGCGCACGGCTTTGTGGACGATGATGTAGAGAAAGAGGTCAATCGGGAATCGAACGCGTTCCTCCGCAGATACATCGGACCGCTTCGATAG
- a CDS encoding peroxidase-related enzyme (This protein belongs to a clade of uncharacterized proteins related to peroxidases such as the alkylhydroperoxidase AhpD.) produces the protein MAFFPSLPEDARHIHVWGFHLERYRVWPFLAHGIMRGDSPLTIAEREMIGAYVSGVNACGYCYGAHEAVAAEYGVEPEVFTALFEDLDTAPVDDKLKPILRYVRKLTETPTKMTQADADAVFEAGWDEYALHDAIAVCCIFNWMNRFMLGHGIRPLPPEVARSSASTRAQLGYIGKAALERGLDMVEGLSPQLRDVVEKEMERLGAPREGTFNDANARARGRRNDVGAKP, from the coding sequence ATGGCGTTCTTTCCGTCTTTGCCGGAAGATGCCCGGCATATTCACGTGTGGGGGTTTCACCTCGAACGCTACCGGGTCTGGCCCTTTCTGGCTCATGGGATCATGCGCGGGGACTCGCCGCTCACCATCGCCGAGCGGGAGATGATCGGTGCGTATGTTTCCGGCGTAAACGCCTGCGGCTATTGCTACGGCGCCCATGAGGCAGTTGCTGCCGAATACGGCGTGGAGCCGGAAGTCTTCACGGCCCTGTTCGAGGACCTCGACACCGCACCGGTCGACGACAAGCTCAAGCCGATTCTGCGTTATGTCCGCAAGCTGACCGAGACTCCGACGAAGATGACTCAGGCGGATGCCGACGCGGTCTTCGAGGCGGGATGGGACGAATATGCCCTGCACGACGCCATCGCCGTCTGCTGCATCTTCAACTGGATGAACCGGTTCATGCTGGGCCACGGCATTCGGCCCCTGCCGCCGGAGGTGGCCAGGAGCAGCGCCTCGACCAGGGCGCAGCTCGGCTATATCGGCAAGGCCGCGCTGGAGCGCGGCCTCGACATGGTCGAGGGCCTGTCGCCACAACTGCGCGACGTGGTCGAAAAGGAAATGGAGCGTCTGGGTGCGCCCAGGGAAGGCACGTTCAACGACGCCAACGCCAGGGCCCGCGGCAGGCGCAATGACGTGGGCGCGAAGCCATAA
- a CDS encoding TRAP transporter small permease — protein sequence MAALDKLSDLLMLVAKLLVLVMALHIVVDILIRAFTSISFEGTIEIASNYYMVAVITLPIAIVQRNRGHLIAEVFTQSLSERAKQGLEAAGNILMVVFLSFIVWQSALDAIEATAYREYVELTYVFLYIWPTKWFVPLGFGLMTVYAFLQAISALAALAADTDRPG from the coding sequence ATGGCAGCACTGGACAAGCTGAGCGACCTCCTGATGCTCGTTGCAAAGCTGCTCGTTCTGGTCATGGCCCTGCACATCGTCGTCGATATCCTGATTCGCGCATTCACGTCGATCTCCTTCGAAGGGACGATCGAGATCGCGTCCAACTACTATATGGTCGCCGTCATCACGCTACCCATTGCGATCGTTCAAAGGAACAGGGGACACCTGATCGCCGAGGTCTTCACCCAAAGCCTGTCGGAACGCGCCAAGCAAGGCCTGGAGGCCGCGGGAAACATCCTCATGGTCGTGTTTCTGTCCTTCATCGTCTGGCAATCCGCCCTCGATGCCATCGAAGCGACCGCCTACCGGGAGTATGTCGAGCTGACATACGTCTTCCTGTACATCTGGCCGACCAAGTGGTTCGTGCCGCTGGGTTTCGGGCTGATGACGGTCTATGCCTTCCTACAGGCGATTTCGGCTCTTGCGGCGCTCGCTGCCGATACCGACAGGCCAGGCTGA